A section of the Ciceribacter thiooxidans genome encodes:
- a CDS encoding flavin-containing monooxygenase — MSKRVAVIGAGPAGITAIKNFTDLGFEVTGFDRCQGVGGNWRFDDPTGHSSVFETTHIISSKYTSSYEDFPLPTDVADYPSHRILAKYFEDYARTFDVPGRIHFETEVVACRPAPGDRWSVSWRKSGEEDVRTEVFDAVCICNGHHHTPNMPSYPGTFTGTFIHSHAYKRAAPFAGQRVLVIGGGNSACDVAVETARISEKTAISWRRGYYLVPKFLFGKPIDSVFYRFSWLPKALQLRLFEWLLNFLQGRNRDIGLPDPDHRIMSTHPTLNSDLYLALRHGKVQPKRDIARFEGKRVHFVDGTSEEFDTIIACTGYKIAHTFLDPALIDLSRGPVRLYQRMIPEKLKNIYFMGLFQPTGCIWPGAELQAKLAARHLAGLWSPSKPLGTLIDEELADPDFQQVASQRHTITVNDMAFRKRLKRDIARSKPAPVATRIARSPLAVAAE, encoded by the coding sequence ATGAGCAAACGCGTCGCCGTCATCGGTGCCGGACCCGCAGGCATCACCGCCATCAAGAATTTCACCGACCTCGGTTTCGAGGTCACCGGTTTCGATCGCTGCCAGGGTGTGGGCGGCAACTGGCGCTTCGACGATCCGACCGGCCATTCGAGCGTCTTCGAGACGACCCACATCATCAGCTCGAAATACACCTCGTCCTACGAGGATTTCCCGCTGCCGACCGACGTGGCCGACTATCCCTCGCATCGCATTCTCGCGAAGTATTTCGAGGACTATGCCCGGACGTTCGACGTGCCCGGGCGCATCCACTTCGAAACGGAAGTGGTGGCCTGCCGGCCGGCACCCGGAGACCGCTGGTCGGTGAGCTGGCGGAAGTCCGGCGAGGAGGACGTCCGGACCGAGGTCTTCGACGCCGTCTGCATCTGCAACGGACACCACCACACGCCGAACATGCCGAGCTATCCCGGCACCTTCACCGGCACCTTCATCCACTCGCACGCCTACAAGCGCGCGGCCCCCTTCGCAGGCCAGCGCGTGCTGGTCATCGGCGGCGGCAATTCGGCCTGCGACGTGGCGGTGGAGACGGCGCGAATCTCGGAAAAGACGGCGATCAGCTGGCGGCGGGGCTACTATCTCGTCCCGAAATTCCTTTTCGGCAAGCCGATCGACTCGGTCTTCTATCGCTTTAGCTGGCTTCCGAAGGCACTCCAGCTCAGGCTGTTCGAATGGCTCCTGAATTTCCTGCAGGGACGGAACAGGGACATCGGCCTGCCCGATCCCGACCACCGGATCATGTCGACCCACCCGACCCTCAATTCGGACCTCTATCTCGCCCTTCGTCACGGCAAGGTGCAGCCGAAGCGGGACATCGCCCGCTTCGAGGGCAAGCGGGTCCATTTCGTCGACGGGACCTCGGAGGAGTTCGACACGATCATCGCCTGCACCGGCTACAAGATCGCCCATACCTTCCTCGATCCCGCGCTGATCGACCTCTCCCGCGGTCCGGTCCGGCTCTATCAGCGGATGATCCCGGAGAAGCTGAAGAACATCTACTTCATGGGTCTCTTCCAGCCGACCGGCTGCATCTGGCCGGGGGCGGAGCTGCAGGCGAAGCTCGCCGCGCGCCACCTCGCGGGCCTCTGGTCACCGTCGAAGCCGCTCGGCACGCTGATCGACGAGGAGCTGGCCGACCCGGATTTCCAGCAGGTCGCCTCGCAGCGCCACACGATCACCGTCAACGACATGGCCTTCCGCAAGCGGCTGAAGCGCGACATCGCCCGCTCGAAACCGGCACCGGTCGCGACCCGGATCGCCAGATCTCCGCTTGCCGTGGCAGCTGAGTAA